Proteins encoded by one window of Chondromyces crocatus:
- a CDS encoding VIT domain-containing protein, with protein MSATTAGSQAKPFTVSAPSSGARLVATGGRVLPLLGTTVSVDARGGVAQVVLEQTFRNAWAEPLEVTYSLPLPADAAVSGFAFRVGGRRIVGEVDGRMKARARYEEALVEGRSAALLEQERSSLFTQAIGNIPPGAEVVAEVTLDQRLVWLEGTDEGVGAEAEGGAGRARGGAWAWRFPTVVAPRYLGEPGRVEDAGRVAQDVADGPLAARASLVCVIRDALPGGGKPASPSHAVEVSSRGLEGAVVTLREGARLDRDLVVEWPVATPEVGVSLDVGRPVEGRAAGDEAAYGLLTLVPPASEAAMRSVARDMIVLLDTSGSMGGEPLSQAVRVTSALVRSLRAEDRIELIEFSSQARRFQKEPVFATEEVKRSVIAWLEGLRASGSTEMTEAILSALHGLRAEVQRQVVLVTDGQIGFEAEVVAAILQRLPAGSRLHTVGVGSAVNRSLTGPAARAGRGIEVVIGLREDPEPAAQRVLRRTRAPLVVELSIGGSAVLGHAPARLPDLFAGAPALVGVSLRPEGGELLVQGRTATGGWEQRVKVPATVRGEGSSAAGALFGREAAEDLEMRLGGGAPREEIDAALEKVGIAFQIATRVTSWVAVSSEVMVDPGAPTRQERMPHELPFGVSAEGVGLRATSAGPGVLAEEAPRLGAMMPRRAVMAPSAPAPAPMAKGKMSMPGAPPPPPAQVGMRAEARASTGAQGAAPPALGGGGRVKEDAGFGGGKAEKARSSVRRPDEGAFASDDGSAFASRKRAVASAPPSLAEEAESFHRGGPSDLEDATGRFMDAPPMEPETAAPVLLAPEMKEDAAEMEDDAAEMEDDAPQRDLSERTLQGRVVLQKGDVLVLQATVEGSSLGWSPEGEVELFLDDGSRLVVRAVLTSSTRAGQIAPGQVVRLAVALEKPLGARLLRVSLRRGEETLHITL; from the coding sequence ATGAGCGCGACGACCGCAGGATCGCAAGCGAAGCCGTTCACCGTCTCGGCGCCCTCGAGCGGCGCCCGTCTCGTCGCCACGGGAGGGCGTGTCCTCCCGCTGCTCGGGACCACGGTGTCGGTCGACGCGCGGGGTGGGGTGGCGCAGGTGGTGCTGGAGCAGACGTTCCGGAACGCGTGGGCCGAGCCGCTGGAGGTGACGTACAGCTTGCCGCTGCCCGCGGACGCGGCGGTGAGCGGGTTCGCGTTCCGGGTGGGGGGGCGCCGCATCGTCGGTGAGGTCGATGGGCGGATGAAGGCGCGGGCGCGGTACGAGGAGGCGCTCGTGGAAGGGCGGAGCGCGGCGCTGCTGGAGCAGGAGCGGTCGAGCCTGTTCACGCAGGCGATCGGCAACATCCCGCCCGGCGCGGAGGTGGTGGCGGAGGTGACGCTCGATCAGCGGCTCGTGTGGCTGGAGGGGACCGACGAGGGCGTGGGCGCCGAGGCAGAGGGCGGCGCCGGCCGCGCGCGTGGAGGGGCATGGGCGTGGCGGTTCCCGACGGTGGTCGCGCCACGGTACCTGGGCGAGCCGGGGCGGGTGGAAGACGCGGGTCGGGTGGCGCAGGACGTGGCGGACGGGCCGCTCGCGGCGCGGGCGTCGCTGGTCTGCGTGATCCGGGACGCGCTGCCCGGCGGTGGGAAACCGGCGTCGCCATCGCACGCGGTCGAGGTGTCGTCACGAGGGCTGGAGGGCGCGGTGGTGACGCTGCGCGAGGGCGCGCGGCTCGATCGGGATCTGGTGGTGGAGTGGCCGGTGGCGACGCCGGAAGTGGGGGTGTCGCTCGATGTGGGGCGTCCGGTGGAGGGCCGGGCCGCCGGCGACGAGGCAGCCTACGGGTTGCTGACGCTGGTGCCGCCTGCGAGCGAGGCGGCGATGCGCTCGGTGGCGCGGGACATGATCGTGCTGCTCGATACGAGCGGGTCGATGGGCGGTGAGCCGCTCTCGCAGGCGGTGCGGGTGACGTCGGCGCTGGTGCGGTCGCTGCGCGCGGAGGACCGGATCGAGCTGATCGAGTTCTCGAGCCAGGCGCGGCGGTTCCAGAAGGAGCCGGTGTTCGCGACCGAGGAGGTGAAGCGGTCGGTGATCGCCTGGCTGGAGGGGCTGCGCGCGAGCGGGAGCACCGAGATGACGGAGGCGATCTTGAGCGCTCTCCACGGGCTGCGCGCGGAGGTGCAGCGGCAGGTGGTGCTGGTGACCGACGGGCAGATCGGGTTCGAGGCGGAGGTGGTGGCGGCAATCCTGCAGCGGCTGCCGGCGGGATCGCGGCTGCACACGGTGGGGGTCGGGTCGGCGGTGAACCGGTCGCTGACCGGGCCGGCGGCGCGCGCAGGGCGGGGGATCGAGGTGGTGATCGGGCTGCGGGAGGATCCGGAGCCGGCGGCGCAGCGGGTGCTGCGGCGGACGCGGGCGCCGCTCGTGGTGGAGCTGTCGATCGGCGGGTCGGCCGTGCTGGGGCACGCGCCTGCGCGGTTGCCGGATCTGTTCGCAGGGGCGCCCGCGCTGGTGGGGGTGTCGCTGCGGCCGGAGGGGGGCGAGCTGCTGGTGCAGGGCAGGACGGCGACCGGGGGCTGGGAGCAGCGGGTGAAGGTGCCGGCGACGGTGCGCGGTGAGGGGAGTTCGGCGGCGGGGGCGCTGTTCGGGCGAGAGGCGGCGGAGGATCTGGAGATGCGGCTCGGGGGGGGAGCGCCGCGGGAGGAGATCGATGCCGCGCTGGAGAAGGTCGGGATCGCGTTCCAGATCGCGACGCGGGTGACGTCGTGGGTGGCGGTGTCGTCGGAGGTGATGGTGGATCCGGGGGCGCCGACACGGCAGGAGCGGATGCCGCACGAACTGCCGTTCGGGGTGAGCGCGGAAGGTGTCGGGCTGCGGGCGACGTCGGCTGGGCCCGGGGTGCTGGCCGAGGAGGCGCCGAGGCTGGGCGCGATGATGCCTCGGAGGGCGGTGATGGCGCCGAGCGCGCCTGCGCCTGCGCCCATGGCGAAGGGCAAGATGAGCATGCCCGGGGCGCCGCCGCCGCCACCGGCGCAGGTGGGGATGCGCGCGGAGGCGCGGGCGTCGACGGGCGCGCAAGGGGCGGCACCGCCCGCGCTCGGGGGCGGAGGGCGCGTGAAGGAGGACGCGGGGTTCGGGGGAGGCAAGGCCGAGAAAGCGCGGAGCTCGGTGAGGCGACCGGACGAGGGGGCGTTTGCGTCGGACGACGGGTCTGCGTTCGCCTCGAGGAAGCGGGCCGTGGCGTCGGCGCCGCCGAGTCTGGCGGAGGAAGCCGAGAGCTTTCACCGCGGAGGGCCGTCGGATCTGGAGGATGCGACGGGGCGCTTCATGGACGCCCCGCCGATGGAGCCGGAGACGGCCGCTCCGGTGCTCCTCGCTCCGGAGATGAAGGAAGACGCTGCGGAGATGGAGGACGACGCTGCGGAGATGGAGGACGACGCGCCGCAGCGCGATCTCTCGGAGCGCACACTCCAGGGCCGGGTGGTGCTCCAGAAGGGAGACGTGCTGGTGCTGCAAGCGACCGTGGAAGGGTCGTCGCTCGGCTGGTCACCGGAGGGCGAGGTGGAGCTGTTCCTGGACGATGGCTCTCGGCTGGTCGTGCGGGCGGTGCTCACGTCGTCGACGCGGGCGGGCCAGATCGCGCCAGGGCAGGTGGTGCGGCTCGCGGTGGCGCTGGAGAAGCCGCTCGGGGCGCGGCTGCTGCGGGTGAGCCTGCGTCGAGGGGAAGAGACGCTGCACATCACCCTGTGA
- a CDS encoding VIT domain-containing protein gives MSVTTADARPQPSNPSGPSSGARLVATGDRELPLVGTSVSVDARGGVARVVLEQTFRNPWADPLEVTYSLPLPADGAVSGFAFQVGGRRVVGEVEGREEAQARYEEALVEGRSAALLEQERSSLFTQAIGNIPPGAEVVAEVVLDQRLLWLEGAREGEVHADGGGPGGSWAFRFPTVVAPRYLGEPGRVDDAARVVQDVAEGAIQARASLRCVIRDVLPMGGVPTSTSHGIEVSPRGSEGVVVTLREGARLDRDVVVAWPAAMPEVGASLDRGRPPEGRVSGDEAAYGVLTLLPPAGDGALQPVVRDLIVLLDTSGSMEGEPLAQAVRVVSALVMSLRAEDRIELIEFSVQARRWRSAPSFATAEVKQEAIAWLHGLRAWGSTEMRDAILEALHGLRAEAQRQVVLVTDGQIGFEAEVVSAIAKGLPSSSRVHTVGVGSSVNRSLTASAARAGRGIEVVVGLGEDPEPAAQRVLRRTRAPLVVDLSITGSAVLAHAPAALPDLFAGAPALVAVSLRPEGGELLVQGRTAEGSWAQQVTVPPTGRGEGSQAAAALFGRESAEDLETQRGGGAPSEEIDAALKTLGIAFQISTRRTSWVAVSSEVTVDPGAPTRQERMPHELPFGVSAEGVGLRGPMVAAMAPMVAAMAPMASSLDGRGGAMASYGAAGGGPVYGGGPAYGGGPVYGGGPVYGGGPVYGAPPERDVITLRGWVSIQKPNVLLVRAKAEAMYFDWIPEGDVELHLEDGSVVIVKAESRLTTPAMRLERAEELRLFMKLDAPLASPLRRVTLRRGDVDWHIEI, from the coding sequence GTGAGCGTGACGACCGCAGATGCTCGGCCCCAGCCGTCCAACCCCTCGGGGCCCTCGAGCGGTGCCCGCCTCGTCGCCACCGGCGATCGAGAGCTTCCGCTGGTCGGGACGTCGGTGTCGGTCGATGCGCGGGGCGGGGTGGCGCGGGTGGTGCTGGAACAGACGTTCCGGAACCCCTGGGCAGACCCGCTGGAGGTGACGTACAGCCTGCCGCTGCCCGCGGACGGCGCGGTGAGCGGGTTCGCGTTCCAGGTGGGGGGACGGCGGGTCGTGGGCGAGGTCGAAGGACGAGAGGAGGCGCAGGCGCGGTACGAGGAGGCGCTCGTGGAAGGGCGGAGCGCGGCGCTGCTGGAGCAGGAGCGGTCGAGCCTGTTCACGCAGGCGATCGGCAACATCCCGCCCGGCGCAGAGGTGGTGGCGGAGGTGGTGCTCGACCAGCGGCTCCTGTGGCTCGAGGGGGCGCGTGAGGGAGAGGTCCATGCGGACGGGGGGGGACCCGGAGGGTCGTGGGCCTTTCGCTTTCCGACGGTGGTCGCGCCGCGATACCTGGGGGAGCCCGGGCGGGTGGACGACGCGGCGCGTGTGGTGCAGGACGTCGCCGAAGGGGCCATCCAGGCGAGGGCATCCCTCCGCTGTGTGATCCGGGACGTGCTGCCCATGGGCGGGGTGCCGACGTCGACCTCGCATGGCATCGAGGTTTCGCCGCGGGGGTCCGAGGGGGTGGTGGTGACCCTCCGCGAGGGGGCGCGGCTGGATCGGGACGTGGTGGTCGCATGGCCGGCGGCGATGCCGGAGGTGGGCGCGTCGCTCGACCGGGGGCGACCGCCCGAGGGCCGGGTCAGCGGGGACGAGGCGGCGTACGGCGTGTTGACGCTGCTGCCCCCAGCAGGTGATGGAGCCCTCCAGCCGGTGGTGCGTGATCTGATCGTGCTGCTCGACACGAGCGGATCCATGGAAGGGGAGCCTCTGGCGCAGGCGGTGCGGGTGGTCTCGGCGCTGGTGATGTCGCTGCGCGCGGAGGATCGGATCGAGCTGATCGAGTTCTCCGTGCAGGCGCGGCGCTGGAGGTCCGCGCCGAGCTTCGCGACCGCAGAGGTGAAGCAGGAGGCGATCGCCTGGCTGCACGGGCTGCGCGCCTGGGGAAGCACCGAGATGCGCGATGCGATCCTGGAGGCGCTCCACGGGTTGCGCGCGGAGGCGCAGCGGCAGGTGGTGCTGGTGACCGACGGGCAGATCGGGTTCGAGGCGGAGGTGGTGTCGGCCATCGCGAAGGGCCTGCCGTCCAGCTCGCGTGTCCACACCGTCGGGGTGGGGTCGTCGGTGAACCGCTCGCTGACGGCATCGGCGGCGCGCGCAGGGAGGGGGATCGAGGTGGTGGTCGGCCTGGGCGAGGACCCGGAACCTGCAGCGCAGCGGGTGCTGCGGCGGACGCGGGCCCCGCTCGTGGTGGATCTGTCGATCACGGGGTCGGCGGTGCTCGCGCACGCGCCGGCCGCGCTGCCGGATCTGTTCGCCGGGGCCCCGGCGCTGGTGGCGGTGTCACTGCGGCCGGAGGGGGGTGAGCTGCTGGTGCAAGGGAGGACGGCGGAGGGGAGCTGGGCGCAGCAGGTCACCGTGCCGCCGACGGGCCGAGGTGAGGGGAGTCAGGCGGCCGCCGCGCTCTTCGGGCGGGAGTCCGCCGAGGATCTGGAGACGCAGCGCGGTGGTGGGGCGCCTTCCGAGGAGATCGACGCGGCGCTGAAGACGCTGGGCATCGCGTTCCAGATCTCGACGCGGAGGACGTCATGGGTGGCGGTGTCGTCGGAGGTGACGGTGGATCCAGGGGCGCCGACTCGGCAGGAGCGGATGCCGCACGAGCTGCCGTTCGGGGTGAGTGCAGAAGGGGTGGGTCTGCGGGGGCCGATGGTGGCGGCGATGGCGCCCATGGTGGCGGCGATGGCGCCCATGGCGTCGAGCCTGGATGGGCGAGGTGGGGCGATGGCGTCCTACGGCGCAGCCGGAGGCGGGCCAGTGTACGGAGGCGGTCCGGCGTACGGGGGCGGGCCGGTGTACGGAGGCGGGCCGGTGTACGGAGGCGGGCCGGTGTACGGGGCGCCTCCCGAGCGCGACGTGATCACGCTCCGCGGCTGGGTGTCGATACAGAAGCCCAATGTCCTGCTCGTGCGAGCGAAAGCGGAGGCCATGTACTTCGACTGGATTCCCGAAGGTGACGTGGAGCTTCACCTGGAAGATGGATCCGTGGTGATCGTGAAAGCAGAGTCCCGCCTGACGACACCCGCGATGCGCCTCGAACGCGCGGAGGAGCTGCGGCTGTTCATGAAGCTGGACGCGCCGCTCGCGTCACCGCTGCGCCGGGTGACCCTGCGACGAGGCGACGTGGACTGGCACATCGAGATCTGA
- a CDS encoding type I polyketide synthase, with amino-acid sequence MTQPGVGVKGAVPVAILGMGCRFPGGVGSPEAYWTLLNSGRDAIGPVPEERWSAILGALSVESPGRWLVPQGGFLDDLDAFDAAFFRIDAAEATVLDPQLRLLLQVTWEALERARVVPSSLAGEAVGVFVGAFAPEERPFGRGQPGQPPPSTARGAGGAVSNRVSQVFDFRGPSLTVDTACSSSLVAVHLACESLRRGETRLAIAAGSRVLRGQDVVGLACGGGGLSPTHRCRSFSAAADGYVRGEGVGVVILKRLEDALLDGDPVLAVIHGSAVNQEGRTTKGARSRGDAQQSVIRVAFAQAGIPPEQVDYVEAHGIGTPAGDPIEAEAMGTVLRREPGCPRTLVVGTSKPVIGHTGAAAGIAGLIKAVLCVRHRQVPGNVHVTPPSPDIPFEALGLGVPTEPMALPEERALAGVSAFGRGGTNAHIVLGSHEPERDTERSATAGDAKEHVLPLSAPSAAALARLGQVLSSYLRSGGKEEPGDLCFSIATTRERFDVRAAVVFSSPEALHARLGELSPVPVGEPGGDLVWVFPGMGSDGWNDVVSLFDRWPAFAEAFAACEAIWSELSGESLREALRSPLDPGMQAGRFAAQVSFAALLRHAGLRPAALLGQSAGEMAALHLAGVIDLRRALTLLHAGRSALRRVEPRGDLLVVASTQETVDACLATLPEGHGVVCAGLTSPQTLLLSGPAEALSLVASTLRKARVPCKVLGCGIAYHGPMLEPVRAALAASPAAIVGADPEVPLFSSVTGGELGPGSVNVDYWARLLVDPLRFDAAVAKLLQRGHRHFLEVSPRASLAAGLKRWVGPARGRVFACRGSQRVAELLGQLFEAGVELDWHALNPGARKVDLPTYPWHPQRCTLAPEAIPRRPSRRGGALLGERQPQGGDVWDADLSVAELPWLLDRARMGDARLPEALFAEVIAAAAQAMFPGVGFAIEALEFRHALPLDAESALRVQTHVDREALEARVYVSETTQEPGFVLAARARLRAVPPGQFGAVGALVAAQIRCREGLEQDALYGAFERMGFSFRGLCRSMLRASIGAQEAVCEFDLPAPEEGMTFHPAALEGILQSPLAIQAVGLTDAVQVTEGRLPTRIESLRVSGRLSGRVVAHVTLKVTTDGSLRSDIDAHTAEGKLVCQVRGFVLLRAAGHEEGAPVTTAVCRPVWKEAPLPVPARSLAQRPPMPWSATSRSAASRLAFVSSRSLSSWSTSSVPADPDPVSTRPVSSRRGGAGPVSTRPVSTRPVSSRRGGAGPVSTRPVSSRRGGAGPVSSRSLSPQPTSSRLGSSRRAASRWAILGGGALGAQLVGELLRRGGKATQLPWMPLSAAEMAQFVASIPAETQGLVVLWALDDRAEPPQAPCHALLLLAQVLASRRVPLRLWTVTRDAHLVTPGDGALSPLSATVWGLMRVIGQQEAPQLWGGLLDVGATPSIEALWDALLADDGEDLIALRGRDRHVLRLQPLPPSTAAPTPRFRADGVHLLTGALDGIGRSVASWMVARGARNLLLLGRRSALTETDLAVMEQLRGQGAAVTTLSVDLTDPEQTAAVLARYRQRGGIPVRGVIHCAAHLEEQSFGDLDADGLDRVLAENAQAAWSLHHALKETPLEHFVMISSPGSFLSLPGMAACAAANAVLDSLAQLRRRRGLPASSLGWGPWEVGIAGREEHMLQRCRELGLMPLSQATGLRLLDELFTRVEPHLVPFGVDRARLRGSALGGVPLLRELWAVPGGPAEPEGRQGPALGRGPGRAQAEA; translated from the coding sequence ATGACTCAGCCGGGCGTGGGGGTGAAGGGTGCGGTTCCGGTGGCGATTCTCGGGATGGGATGCCGCTTTCCTGGCGGTGTCGGCTCTCCGGAGGCGTACTGGACGCTGCTGAACAGCGGGCGTGACGCGATCGGGCCGGTGCCGGAAGAGCGCTGGTCGGCGATCCTGGGCGCGCTCTCGGTCGAGTCCCCTGGGCGATGGCTCGTGCCGCAGGGCGGATTCCTCGACGACCTCGACGCTTTCGACGCCGCCTTCTTCCGGATCGACGCGGCAGAGGCGACGGTCCTGGATCCGCAGCTCCGGCTCTTGCTCCAGGTCACGTGGGAGGCGCTGGAGCGGGCGCGCGTGGTCCCGTCGTCGCTTGCGGGAGAGGCGGTGGGGGTGTTCGTGGGGGCCTTCGCGCCCGAGGAGCGTCCCTTCGGGCGCGGGCAGCCAGGGCAGCCGCCGCCGTCCACGGCCCGGGGTGCGGGGGGCGCGGTGTCGAACCGGGTGTCGCAGGTGTTCGACTTTCGCGGGCCCTCGCTCACGGTGGACACGGCGTGCTCGTCGTCGCTGGTGGCGGTGCATCTCGCGTGCGAGAGCCTGCGGCGAGGGGAGACGAGGCTGGCCATCGCGGCGGGGAGCCGCGTCCTGCGCGGGCAGGATGTCGTGGGGCTCGCGTGCGGCGGGGGCGGCCTGTCGCCGACGCACCGGTGCCGCAGCTTCTCCGCGGCGGCGGACGGGTACGTGCGCGGCGAGGGGGTCGGGGTGGTGATCCTCAAGCGCCTGGAGGACGCGCTGCTGGACGGCGATCCGGTGCTCGCGGTGATCCACGGGAGCGCGGTGAACCAGGAAGGGCGCACCACGAAGGGCGCGCGGTCCCGCGGTGACGCGCAACAGTCGGTGATCCGCGTGGCCTTCGCGCAGGCGGGGATCCCGCCCGAGCAGGTCGACTACGTGGAGGCGCACGGGATCGGGACGCCGGCCGGAGACCCGATCGAGGCGGAGGCGATGGGGACGGTGCTGCGCCGCGAGCCCGGATGCCCGCGCACGCTGGTGGTGGGAACGAGCAAGCCGGTGATCGGTCACACGGGGGCGGCTGCTGGGATCGCGGGGCTGATCAAGGCGGTGCTCTGCGTGCGCCACCGGCAGGTCCCCGGCAACGTGCACGTCACGCCGCCGAGCCCCGACATCCCCTTCGAGGCCCTGGGCCTCGGCGTCCCCACCGAGCCCATGGCGCTCCCCGAGGAGCGGGCGCTCGCCGGGGTCAGCGCGTTCGGGCGAGGCGGTACCAACGCGCACATCGTGCTCGGCAGCCACGAGCCGGAGCGCGACACGGAGCGCAGCGCCACGGCCGGCGACGCGAAGGAGCACGTGCTGCCCTTGTCTGCGCCGTCGGCGGCAGCGCTGGCGCGGCTGGGGCAGGTCTTGTCGTCGTACCTGCGCTCGGGTGGCAAGGAGGAGCCAGGAGACCTGTGCTTCAGCATCGCCACCACCCGCGAGCGGTTCGATGTGCGGGCGGCGGTGGTCTTCTCGTCCCCGGAGGCGCTGCACGCGCGTCTGGGCGAGCTTTCGCCGGTCCCGGTGGGCGAGCCCGGGGGCGACCTGGTCTGGGTGTTCCCGGGCATGGGGAGCGACGGCTGGAACGACGTGGTGTCGCTGTTCGACCGCTGGCCCGCCTTCGCCGAGGCGTTCGCGGCATGCGAGGCGATCTGGTCGGAGCTGTCCGGCGAGTCGCTGCGGGAGGCGCTGCGGTCGCCGCTCGATCCGGGGATGCAAGCGGGGCGGTTCGCGGCGCAGGTGTCGTTCGCGGCGCTGCTGCGGCATGCGGGATTGCGCCCCGCGGCGCTGCTCGGGCAGAGCGCAGGCGAGATGGCCGCGCTCCACCTCGCCGGGGTGATCGATCTGCGGCGCGCGCTGACGCTGCTGCACGCGGGCCGGAGCGCGCTGCGCAGGGTGGAGCCGCGCGGTGATCTGCTGGTCGTGGCGTCGACGCAGGAGACGGTGGACGCGTGCCTGGCGACCTTGCCAGAAGGCCACGGGGTGGTGTGCGCCGGCCTGACCAGCCCGCAAACCCTGCTCCTGTCGGGGCCTGCGGAGGCGCTCTCCTTGGTGGCCTCGACGCTGCGGAAGGCGCGGGTCCCCTGCAAGGTGCTGGGCTGCGGGATCGCGTACCACGGGCCGATGCTGGAGCCGGTGCGGGCGGCGCTGGCCGCGAGCCCGGCGGCCATCGTCGGGGCCGATCCCGAGGTGCCGCTGTTCTCTTCCGTCACGGGGGGCGAGCTCGGGCCGGGCAGCGTGAACGTCGATTACTGGGCCCGGCTCCTCGTCGATCCCCTCCGGTTCGATGCCGCGGTGGCGAAGCTGCTCCAGCGTGGCCACCGTCATTTCCTGGAGGTCTCCCCCAGGGCATCGCTCGCCGCGGGCCTGAAGCGGTGGGTGGGCCCCGCCCGAGGGCGGGTGTTCGCGTGCCGGGGGAGCCAGCGGGTGGCGGAGCTGCTCGGGCAGCTCTTCGAGGCCGGGGTGGAGCTGGACTGGCACGCCTTGAACCCGGGCGCGCGGAAGGTCGATCTGCCGACCTATCCCTGGCACCCGCAGCGCTGCACGCTGGCGCCGGAGGCGATCCCCCGCCGTCCTTCGAGGCGCGGCGGGGCGCTGCTCGGCGAACGTCAGCCGCAAGGGGGCGACGTGTGGGACGCGGATCTCTCGGTGGCGGAGCTTCCGTGGCTGCTGGATCGAGCGCGGATGGGCGACGCGCGGCTTCCGGAGGCGCTGTTCGCCGAGGTCATCGCGGCGGCGGCGCAGGCGATGTTCCCGGGGGTGGGCTTCGCCATCGAGGCGCTGGAGTTCCGCCACGCGCTGCCGCTCGACGCGGAGTCGGCGCTCCGCGTGCAGACCCACGTCGATCGCGAGGCGCTGGAGGCGCGGGTGTACGTGTCGGAGACCACCCAGGAACCGGGCTTCGTGCTCGCCGCGCGGGCGAGGCTCCGCGCCGTGCCGCCAGGGCAGTTCGGTGCGGTGGGCGCGCTGGTGGCGGCTCAGATCCGCTGCCGAGAGGGCCTGGAGCAGGACGCCCTGTACGGGGCCTTCGAGCGGATGGGCTTCTCCTTCCGCGGCCTGTGTCGCTCGATGCTGCGGGCCTCGATCGGCGCGCAGGAGGCCGTCTGCGAGTTCGATCTGCCAGCGCCGGAGGAGGGGATGACGTTCCATCCGGCGGCGCTGGAGGGGATCCTCCAGTCGCCGCTCGCCATCCAGGCCGTCGGGCTGACGGACGCGGTCCAGGTCACGGAGGGGCGGCTCCCGACGCGGATCGAGTCGCTGCGGGTGTCGGGGCGGCTGTCGGGGCGGGTCGTGGCCCACGTGACGTTGAAGGTCACCACCGATGGGTCGCTGCGCAGCGACATCGACGCGCACACGGCCGAGGGGAAGCTCGTCTGTCAGGTGCGGGGCTTCGTGCTCCTGCGGGCGGCGGGGCACGAGGAGGGCGCCCCCGTCACCACGGCCGTCTGCCGGCCCGTCTGGAAGGAGGCGCCGCTCCCTGTGCCCGCGCGGTCCCTGGCGCAGCGGCCTCCCATGCCCTGGTCCGCGACCTCGCGGTCGGCGGCGTCGCGGCTCGCCTTCGTGTCGTCGCGGTCTCTTTCGTCGTGGTCGACCTCGTCGGTGCCTGCGGATCCGGATCCGGTGTCGACGAGGCCGGTGTCGTCGCGGCGCGGAGGGGCGGGGCCGGTGTCGACGCGGCCCGTGTCGACGAGGCCGGTGTCGTCGCGGCGTGGTGGCGCGGGGCCGGTGTCGACGCGGCCCGTGTCGTCGCGGCGCGGTGGCGCGGGGCCGGTCTCCTCGCGGTCACTCTCGCCGCAGCCCACCTCGTCACGGCTCGGGTCCTCGCGGCGCGCGGCGTCGCGCTGGGCGATCCTGGGCGGGGGGGCGCTCGGGGCGCAGCTCGTCGGGGAGCTGCTGCGTCGAGGAGGCAAGGCGACGCAGCTCCCGTGGATGCCGCTCTCGGCCGCGGAGATGGCGCAGTTCGTGGCGTCGATCCCGGCGGAGACCCAGGGGCTCGTCGTGCTGTGGGCGCTGGACGACAGGGCCGAGCCGCCGCAAGCGCCCTGCCATGCGCTGCTCCTGCTGGCGCAGGTGCTCGCCAGCCGAAGGGTGCCGCTGCGCTTGTGGACGGTGACCCGGGACGCGCACCTGGTCACGCCCGGTGACGGCGCGCTCTCGCCCCTTTCCGCGACCGTGTGGGGCTTGATGCGGGTGATTGGCCAGCAGGAGGCGCCGCAGCTCTGGGGCGGTCTCCTGGACGTGGGCGCCACGCCGTCCATCGAGGCCCTCTGGGATGCGCTGCTGGCCGACGACGGCGAGGATCTGATCGCGCTGCGGGGGCGAGACCGTCACGTGCTGCGGCTCCAGCCGCTGCCACCGTCCACCGCCGCGCCGACGCCGAGGTTCCGTGCCGATGGTGTCCACCTGCTGACGGGCGCGCTGGACGGGATCGGGCGCAGCGTGGCGTCCTGGATGGTGGCGCGCGGGGCGAGGAACCTCTTGCTGCTGGGGCGGCGCAGCGCGCTCACGGAGACGGATCTGGCGGTGATGGAGCAGCTCCGGGGGCAAGGCGCGGCGGTGACCACGCTGTCGGTCGATCTGACCGACCCCGAGCAGACCGCGGCGGTCCTCGCGCGCTACCGTCAGCGGGGAGGGATCCCGGTGCGCGGGGTGATCCACTGCGCGGCCCACCTGGAGGAGCAATCGTTCGGAGACCTCGATGCCGACGGTCTCGATCGGGTGCTCGCCGAGAACGCGCAGGCGGCGTGGAGCCTGCACCACGCGCTGAAGGAGACGCCACTGGAGCACTTCGTGATGATCTCGTCGCCAGGGTCGTTCCTCTCGTTGCCCGGCATGGCGGCCTGCGCCGCCGCGAACGCGGTCCTCGACAGCCTCGCGCAGCTACGCCGCCGCAGGGGGCTGCCCGCGTCGAGCTTGGGCTGGGGGCCGTGGGAGGTGGGCATCGCCGGGCGCGAGGAGCACATGCTCCAGCGCTGCCGGGAGCTGGGGCTGATGCCGCTGTCCCAGGCGACGGGGCTGCGCTTGCTGGACGAGCTGTTCACCCGCGTCGAGCCGCACCTGGTGCCCTTCGGGGTGGACCGAGCGCGGCTGCGAGGGAGCGCGCTGGGAGGCGTCCCGCTGCTCCGGGAGCTCTGGGCGGTGCCAGGGGGGCCGGCGGAGCCAGAGGGGCGACAAGGGCCGGCGCTGGGGCGTGGGCCGGGGCGAGCGCAGGCGGAAGCGTGA